One window from the genome of Hippoglossus hippoglossus isolate fHipHip1 chromosome 10, fHipHip1.pri, whole genome shotgun sequence encodes:
- the ap1ar gene encoding AP-1 complex-associated regulatory protein isoform X2 translates to MGNCWAYCAGLFRREANRIQRGGGSKYFRSSTTGEHYTIEFENLVESDEGEGDSPQPCPRPISEDEIKHLKEHRYAAITDRQLQIDQKIQAELSAQRTRGKAGGPGSETQRKQNCGEEFDVYLQNIKAQSEAFRTNRLPSDTNVVTPNTEYSWDFTTKTRSTNDDGTSLDLEWEDEEGINRALPAWERSRTEEDILRAALRPGAKQMTSGPTSTSEDSNALEWENDFVSTHPEDSANTEFEGFVNPVLDTPSEDASDNQDR, encoded by the exons ATGGGTAACTGCTGGGCTTACTGTGCGGGTCTCTTCAGGAGAGAGGCCAACAGGATCCAGAGAGGAGGCGG ATCCAAATATTTCCGAAGCAGCACCACAGGGGAACATTATACAATAGAG tttgAAAATCTGGTAGAAAGTGATGAG GGGGAGGGAGACAGTCCACAGCCCTGCCCGAG GCCGATCAGTGAAGATGAGATCAAGCACCTCAAAGAACATCGCTATGCTGCCATCACAGACAGGCAGCTTCAGATAGACCAGAAGATCCAAGCAGAG CTGTCTGCCCAGAGGACACGAGGGAAAGCAGGAGGCCCTGGCAGTGAAACTCAAAGAAA ACAAAACTGTGGGGAGGAATTCGATGTCTACCTCCAGAATATAAAAGCCCAGTCTGAGGCTTTCAGGACTAACA GACTTCCCTCTGACACCAATGTGGTGACTCCCAACACAGAGTACAGCTGGGATTTCACCACCAAGACCCGCTCCACTAACGATGATGGGACCTCACTGGATCTAGAgtgggaggatgaggaag GAATCAATCGGGCACTTCCAGCCTGGGAGAGGTCTCGGACGGAGGAGGACATCCTGCGTGCAGCCCTGAGGCCCGGCGCCAAGCAGATGACCAGCGGCCCGACTTCGACCTCTGAGGACTCCAACGCACTGGAGTGGGAGAATGATTTTGTGAGTACTCACCCAGAGGACAGTGCAAACACTGAATTTGAAGGGTTTGTCAATCCCGTCCTAGACACTCCCTCTGAGGATGCCTCGGACAACCAGGACAGATAG
- the ap1ar gene encoding AP-1 complex-associated regulatory protein isoform X1: MGNCWAYCAGLFRREANRIQRGGGSKYFRSSTTGEHYTIEFENLVESDEGEGDSPQPCPRPISEDEIKHLKEHRYAAITDRQLQIDQKIQAELEAQEEKLRLEEEARNAAQREAAKLARERKMKELSAQRTRGKAGGPGSETQRKQNCGEEFDVYLQNIKAQSEAFRTNRLPSDTNVVTPNTEYSWDFTTKTRSTNDDGTSLDLEWEDEEGINRALPAWERSRTEEDILRAALRPGAKQMTSGPTSTSEDSNALEWENDFVSTHPEDSANTEFEGFVNPVLDTPSEDASDNQDR; this comes from the exons ATGGGTAACTGCTGGGCTTACTGTGCGGGTCTCTTCAGGAGAGAGGCCAACAGGATCCAGAGAGGAGGCGG ATCCAAATATTTCCGAAGCAGCACCACAGGGGAACATTATACAATAGAG tttgAAAATCTGGTAGAAAGTGATGAG GGGGAGGGAGACAGTCCACAGCCCTGCCCGAG GCCGATCAGTGAAGATGAGATCAAGCACCTCAAAGAACATCGCTATGCTGCCATCACAGACAGGCAGCTTCAGATAGACCAGAAGATCCAAGCAGAG TTAGAGGCACAAGAGGAGAAGTTAAGGCTAGAAGAGGAGGCTAGAAATGCCGCCCAGCGTGAGGCCGCCAAGTTGGCACGTGAGCGAAAAATGAAGGAG CTGTCTGCCCAGAGGACACGAGGGAAAGCAGGAGGCCCTGGCAGTGAAACTCAAAGAAA ACAAAACTGTGGGGAGGAATTCGATGTCTACCTCCAGAATATAAAAGCCCAGTCTGAGGCTTTCAGGACTAACA GACTTCCCTCTGACACCAATGTGGTGACTCCCAACACAGAGTACAGCTGGGATTTCACCACCAAGACCCGCTCCACTAACGATGATGGGACCTCACTGGATCTAGAgtgggaggatgaggaag GAATCAATCGGGCACTTCCAGCCTGGGAGAGGTCTCGGACGGAGGAGGACATCCTGCGTGCAGCCCTGAGGCCCGGCGCCAAGCAGATGACCAGCGGCCCGACTTCGACCTCTGAGGACTCCAACGCACTGGAGTGGGAGAATGATTTTGTGAGTACTCACCCAGAGGACAGTGCAAACACTGAATTTGAAGGGTTTGTCAATCCCGTCCTAGACACTCCCTCTGAGGATGCCTCGGACAACCAGGACAGATAG
- the cfap100 gene encoding cilia- and flagella-associated protein 100 — MSSPQAKGPEVSLCDVVSESESAAKPHKQDMRRRRETRPSPFKVPDDNSIFLRSANEKEEQKEEMRKFLALPIDKKTTHAARMMAKIKKELVGELEEEEEEEEEREKMKNLKQIKAKPTFPKQTPGRHELKIAMMKRENISKDSKHDLIFMERQKAVLELSLMTKRNEILKMDKATAKEERQLKQLERIIERDNLSFEEFLRENEKKSVEARTFFEREAKSKQEKNTEIKKLTAEVGTIKSELAKFEEILVDYKRYKELLFKLSPAEWQEAQRAKAVKTKVLSDEDSRDKQELKESADRTGLEGNVSSSGREPPSVRETRLSSAHSDSLIANSDQDGDSSEFEDEPELYFSDPQQLLDLVTELTEQNLSLIQNSTRVEEMVEVLRQSMDTAREKIEKDEEQLTLQISDINQRIHKEKARGNRLKQKVQLHVSLNTEDQDVMLDALGEKVAEVHRSCVDDRMTNLSTLEKLATIENHLSVLLQSLESIPEESLDMMKKIKDSERRTREREEKLIEQREKQKERMRRYMERSLADSKKISGRKLMPRCVPVTQKVKVSNVDNIPAEDELHAYLFTAED; from the exons ATGTCATCACCACAAGCCA AGGGGCCAGAGGTTTCTCTATGTGATGTTGTTTCGGAAAGTGAAAGTGCTGCCAAACCACACAAACAAG atatgaggaggaggagggagacacgACCAAGCCCATTCAAAGTGCCAGATGATAACAGCATTTTTCTACGGAGTGCAAATGAAAAGGAGGAACAAAAAGAG GAGATGCGTAAATTCCTGGCTCTGCCAATTGATAAGAAGACGACCCACGCTGCGCGAATGATGGCCAAGATTAAGAAAGAGCTGGTGGGagaactggaggaggaggaggaggaggaggaggaaagggagaagatgaagaatctaaaacaaataaaggcTAAACCAACTTTCCCTAAGCAAACACCAGGCAGACATGAGCTGAAGATTGCCATGATGAAACGAG AAAACATATCGAAAGACAGTAAACATGACTTGATCTTCATGGAACGACAGAAAGCGGTGTTGGAG TTATCTCTGATGACGAAGAGGAATGAGATTTTGAAGATGGACAAGGCCACAGCGAAGGAGGAGAGGCAGCTGAAACAGCTTGAAAGGATCATTGAGAGAGACAACCTCAGCTTCGAAGAGTTCCTCAGGGAGAACGAGAAGAAGTCTGTGGAGGCCAGAACCTT TTTTGAACGAGAGGCCAAGTCCAAACAGGAGAAGAACACTGAGATCAAGAAACTGACTGCTGAAGTAGGGACCATAAAAAG TGAACTCGCCAAGTTTGAAGAAATCCTGGTGGACTACAAGAGGTACAAGGAGCTGCTGTTCAAACTGTCTCCTGCAGAGTGGCAGGAGGCCCAGAGAGCGAAGGCTGTGAAAACTAAAGTCCTGTCTGACGAAGACTCCCGGGACAAACAGGAGCTGAAGGAGTCTGCAGATAGGACCG GTTTGGAGGGCAACGTGTCAAGTTCAGGTAGAGAGCCGCCTTCCGTCAGAGAGACGAGGTTGTCATCAGCCCACAGCGACTCACT GATCGCAAATTCTGATCAGGATGGTGACAGCTCAGAGTTTGAG gatgaGCCAGAGCTGTACTTCTCTGATCCCCAACAGCTCTTAGATCTGGTGACCGAGCTGACGGAGCAGAACTTGTCCCTGATCCAGAACTCGACAAGGGtggaggagatggtggaggTGCTCCGACAGTCCATGGACACAGCAAGGGAGAAGAT TGAAAAGGATGAAGAGCAGCTAACGCTACAGATAAGTGACATCAACCAGAGAATCCACAAAGAGAAGGCGAGAGGCAACAGGCTCAAACAGAAGGTTCAGCTTCATGTCTCGTTGAACACCGAGGACCAA GATGTGATGCTGGATGCTCTTGGCGAGAAGGTGGCGGAGGTGCATCGCAGCTGTGTGGACGACAGGATGACCAACCTCAGCACCTTGGAGAAGCTGGCCACTATTGAGAACCATCTGTCTGTACTGCTGCAGAGCCTCGAGAGCATCCCTGAAGAAAGCTTGGATATGATGAAGAAGATAAAGGACAGCGAGAGGAGGACCAG GGAGCGTGAAGAAAAACTGatagagcagagagagaagcagaaagaaagGATGAGGAGGTATATGGAGCGATCCCTGGCTGACTCTAAGAAAATA AGTGGGAGAAAGCTCATGCCTAGATGTGTGCCTGTTACCCAGAAAGTCAAAGTCAGCAACGTGGACAACATCCCCGCTGAGGATGAGCTCCATGCCTACCTCTTCACTGCGGAGGACTGA